A genomic stretch from Candidatus Cloacimonadota bacterium includes:
- a CDS encoding PorV/PorQ family protein — translation MKKFFLLVMSFTITTGLFAISEDAGTTAFNFLNIPMGARGAGMGNSFTAVSDDALAPFWNAAGLPNVRAKLLQVTYINYFAGYNGGAASYTMPLKEGSTIAVFSKFMGVGGIPKTGIDGNQNLVDLGTFGSYDVMLGVSYGKYLSEIINWGVNLKVISETIDEYSSQAVAADVCILHQSPNPRLKIGLAARNLGMQLSKFDQEKEKLPLTFSLGLAYKLNTGVLALDVHKPMHTNFYGTIGLETTFQNKFTVRAGYRTNASDWKVGSGIDFLSGISAGVGFSWKDYQFDYAVNSYGELGFIHQLSVGYHF, via the coding sequence ATGAAAAAGTTTTTTTTATTAGTGATGAGTTTCACTATAACGACCGGTCTCTTTGCGATAAGTGAAGATGCCGGAACAACTGCGTTCAACTTTCTCAATATTCCGATGGGTGCTCGTGGTGCTGGTATGGGCAATTCATTTACCGCTGTTTCTGATGATGCACTTGCACCATTCTGGAATGCTGCCGGACTGCCAAATGTGAGAGCAAAACTTCTCCAGGTAACATATATCAACTATTTTGCCGGTTACAATGGAGGAGCTGCAAGCTATACCATGCCATTGAAAGAAGGTTCGACCATTGCCGTTTTCTCAAAATTCATGGGTGTTGGCGGTATTCCTAAGACAGGTATCGATGGGAACCAGAATCTTGTCGATCTCGGAACCTTCGGCTCATACGATGTCATGCTTGGGGTATCCTACGGGAAATACCTTTCTGAGATCATAAACTGGGGAGTCAACCTTAAAGTGATTTCAGAAACTATCGATGAATATTCCTCACAGGCAGTAGCAGCTGACGTATGTATCCTGCATCAGTCTCCGAATCCACGTTTGAAGATCGGTCTTGCTGCAAGAAATCTTGGCATGCAACTTTCAAAATTCGACCAGGAAAAGGAAAAGCTTCCGCTTACATTCTCATTAGGTTTGGCATATAAACTCAATACTGGTGTGCTTGCTTTGGATGTTCATAAACCTATGCATACGAATTTCTATGGTACCATCGGTCTTGAAACAACATTCCAGAATAAGTTCACTGTTCGAGCAGGATATCGTACGAATGCAAGTGACTGGAAGGTCGGCTCAGGCATAGATTTTCTGTCCGGAATTTCTGCTGGGGTTGGTTTCAGCTGGAAGGATTATCAATTTGATTACGCAGTAAATTCATACGGGGAACTCGGTTTCATTCATCAACTATCAGT
- a CDS encoding protein kinase codes for MSLIALHYELKEKIGSGNFGTVYRVEDIATKNILAIKIFDKIPLEDIREKMDPKVMREITKISHPNLIKIFDYGIYQESLYLLSEFYESKGLQNFHLTKRNKQEFFDIITQICYALNHLHKHNIVHKDLKLENVLYKKVEEDFHVKVCDYGFNKIISQTDAYPEGEVVSLPYIAPELLLGSYFSAQSDFYALGVIMYYLSVGTFPFSREEIKLMSEKKIPNIIPQFPSKINPAVDKKLEDLIFNLIEFNPALRVSDTKEIIQNINEMQEKKYPLAIEPPLVKQIEAKQFRFRDQDVITLRDQINEVKNKKGEIIFVTGEKGVGKTSLMQYIKWYILSEDYHVFYYNCTDEHRDPFFMLCKEIFLSQDEKGKHFFEQSASNKFCEFLFKSEEKSLKIIEDESELLRDFDLARDYMFCFSATKPIVFFITSIDKVEPSTIQFLEYISKDLGNYPIAIILSSYNPYILDPIEDVHRIHIEPLSRDEAFTFIQETIGQKCPEHFCNQVYRITNGNQRFILELISHLIGKKIILDDDDIWHFDMDIMNVELPKKILSAIEEKITLIPDKIKGLLSQLAVLEVPLSTQVIQYTLQMKDSKDLFFFIQDVESLDILVKNDDYIEDGYYKFVYPVLKAELAKGISTSEKKKISKQVITYFKSKEVTKSAIIDGIIHHCEIAGDHEAEIHYHLLKTQRYSESKNIIAAWKSCYKGLFKLNKLKEHLREKTITDYLKALYPLSILLKKCDIKEICCQQYLSYIKKDPELMLMNARLKMACREFSAAEKMLDELENSNFSYDIISLELARLELYNFSHEEDKAHAIVKNLSNEKLAPFHEINYFLFSGDYYYSIGAYEQAIEELKKAQKVAKTHEAPIRLGRILKVLGDSYNILNKVEKAVQHYQEAFEVSTREGDILNIANVLSHWGFLNMKQGSLRDGLEKSQEALSYFKHINFSSGMAEVNLNIAQTSFKLGDFRDAERYFETALTIAKKLKYTKLINKIYNRSSFLKLRILQPAKFLAFLDSQYDNYFKHGTIGNINSYLKNYCFWLVISGNYDGLRAVYEQIKAEKIDTSLEKEFMLQLEGWLARADKKYAQAVTNFKKAGTLAKKNQNEYALMMSYLNIADTCLIASDNKQAEIYCEQAHALASKNEFLRWDNYTRILQCKILLRKPELNLRTVIRRLLKAEVIAKKMKDWSLQCESLVLITLIYRTLHMKALEYKYRRRYNRKLDVICKGLDEADVNRMRNQFHYNALQSPQQLRKVVSQRTNISPSKLQHYFFDLLHLTSVNQIRFYLKKYILEVIGIDKFGFFLHNAQTAEGDFWISKNLKRSDISSVHQRYFDKLRTELQCQYYTVKDQHFCLVPLALKNELEGIAILADRGEYPFTKSEKLIIKLSGFYLTIILKKIGEYEEVIEQREQLSNLISISRDILQIMNQEELKNQITLNAIKLSGAERGFFINLDENNNFVFNVALLSTGEKIDKDNLKISKTVLKDVYESQVALTTFDAVDEKRFADSDSIKRHELRSVYCAPLYVNNNIYGFLYLDNLTSASKVLRFNEKLLEIFILMAETAIKNTLDYEKLSDANKELLKIDQERAQFINISSHEFNTPIQTLKSYISILKDPNTPDKVRQNTISIMEKNVERLLHAINNILQMNALETRSIQFDKELIEPDDLLKIVYDETHILAEMRKQKLNLKLAKGLKPIRGERITLINGIKNLVLNAIKFTDDYGEITIGARKSRFRKEEADSKESLIIYVKDNGIGIPSYELDNIFREFYEVTDLKSHHSGVIEFKSSGLGLGLPITKTIVEHYGGKMWVRSVKGEGSTFFISLPFASKPRKKKEDS; via the coding sequence ATGAGTTTGATCGCTTTGCATTATGAACTGAAAGAAAAGATCGGTTCCGGTAACTTCGGCACAGTATATAGAGTAGAAGATATCGCTACAAAGAACATTCTCGCAATCAAGATCTTTGACAAGATACCTCTTGAAGACATTCGAGAAAAGATGGATCCCAAAGTGATGCGTGAGATCACAAAAATATCACACCCAAATCTTATAAAGATTTTTGACTACGGCATCTACCAGGAAAGCTTGTACTTGCTCTCCGAGTTCTATGAAAGCAAAGGATTGCAGAATTTTCATCTTACAAAGAGGAACAAACAAGAATTTTTTGATATCATTACACAGATATGTTATGCTCTTAACCATCTTCACAAGCATAATATCGTTCACAAGGATCTGAAACTCGAAAACGTTCTTTATAAGAAAGTTGAGGAAGATTTTCACGTCAAAGTATGTGATTACGGATTTAATAAAATCATTTCCCAAACAGACGCCTACCCGGAAGGCGAGGTTGTCAGTCTCCCCTATATTGCACCGGAACTTCTGCTAGGATCATATTTCAGTGCGCAAAGCGATTTCTATGCATTGGGTGTTATCATGTACTATCTCTCAGTCGGCACTTTTCCGTTTTCCAGGGAAGAGATCAAGCTCATGTCCGAGAAGAAAATTCCGAATATCATTCCTCAATTTCCAAGCAAGATCAATCCAGCAGTAGATAAAAAACTCGAAGACCTTATTTTTAATTTGATTGAATTCAATCCGGCTTTGCGTGTAAGTGATACCAAAGAAATCATACAAAATATCAACGAGATGCAGGAGAAAAAATATCCTCTAGCAATCGAACCTCCACTTGTTAAACAGATCGAAGCAAAGCAGTTCCGTTTCAGGGATCAGGATGTGATCACCCTTCGTGACCAGATCAATGAAGTGAAGAACAAAAAAGGTGAGATCATCTTTGTTACGGGTGAAAAAGGCGTAGGCAAGACCAGCCTCATGCAGTACATCAAATGGTATATTCTGTCTGAAGATTACCATGTGTTCTATTACAACTGCACCGACGAACATCGTGATCCATTCTTTATGTTATGCAAGGAAATATTCCTTTCACAGGATGAAAAAGGAAAACACTTTTTCGAACAATCCGCATCGAACAAATTCTGCGAATTTCTTTTTAAATCAGAAGAAAAATCACTCAAGATTATTGAAGATGAATCCGAGCTTTTGCGTGACTTCGATCTTGCGAGAGATTATATGTTCTGTTTCTCGGCAACAAAACCAATCGTGTTTTTCATTACAAGCATAGATAAGGTTGAACCGTCAACGATCCAGTTTCTCGAATACATCTCAAAAGACCTTGGCAACTATCCTATTGCAATAATCCTCAGTTCATACAATCCATATATTCTCGATCCGATCGAGGATGTTCACAGGATACATATCGAGCCCCTTTCGAGGGATGAAGCTTTTACGTTTATTCAGGAGACAATCGGGCAAAAATGCCCTGAACACTTCTGCAATCAGGTTTATAGGATCACAAACGGGAACCAGCGTTTCATTCTTGAATTAATAAGTCATTTGATAGGGAAAAAAATCATTCTCGATGATGACGATATCTGGCATTTTGACATGGATATTATGAATGTAGAACTTCCAAAAAAAATCCTATCTGCCATTGAAGAAAAAATCACATTAATACCTGATAAGATCAAGGGATTACTTTCTCAGCTTGCAGTCCTCGAAGTACCTTTATCCACACAGGTCATTCAGTACACACTTCAGATGAAAGATTCAAAAGACCTTTTCTTTTTCATCCAGGATGTCGAAAGTCTGGATATCCTTGTAAAAAATGATGACTACATTGAAGACGGTTATTATAAATTTGTGTATCCTGTACTAAAAGCCGAACTTGCAAAGGGAATAAGTACATCAGAAAAAAAGAAAATCTCGAAGCAGGTTATTACCTACTTCAAGTCCAAGGAAGTAACAAAATCAGCCATCATTGATGGAATAATTCATCATTGTGAAATAGCAGGAGACCATGAAGCCGAGATCCATTACCACCTACTCAAGACACAAAGATATAGTGAATCAAAGAATATTATTGCAGCGTGGAAATCATGTTACAAAGGATTGTTTAAATTAAATAAACTAAAAGAGCATCTTCGTGAAAAGACAATAACCGATTACCTGAAAGCTCTTTATCCTCTTAGTATTCTCCTCAAAAAGTGCGATATCAAGGAGATTTGCTGCCAGCAGTATTTGTCATACATAAAAAAAGATCCCGAACTCATGCTTATGAATGCACGCCTTAAAATGGCATGCCGGGAATTTTCTGCAGCTGAAAAAATGTTGGATGAACTTGAGAATTCGAATTTTTCGTATGATATAATTTCGCTTGAACTTGCACGCCTGGAGCTCTATAATTTCTCTCATGAGGAAGACAAAGCTCATGCAATCGTAAAAAATCTTTCGAATGAAAAGTTGGCACCTTTTCATGAAATAAACTACTTTCTCTTTAGCGGGGATTATTATTACTCGATCGGTGCGTATGAGCAAGCAATTGAGGAACTCAAAAAAGCCCAAAAAGTTGCAAAAACACATGAAGCTCCAATACGACTCGGGCGAATTCTGAAAGTCCTGGGAGATTCCTATAACATCCTCAATAAAGTCGAGAAAGCAGTTCAACATTACCAGGAAGCTTTTGAGGTCAGCACACGTGAAGGTGATATTCTGAACATAGCAAACGTTCTCTCCCACTGGGGTTTTCTCAACATGAAGCAGGGCTCGCTGAGGGACGGACTTGAAAAATCACAAGAAGCACTCTCGTATTTTAAGCACATCAACTTCTCATCAGGTATGGCGGAGGTCAACCTGAACATTGCCCAGACAAGCTTCAAGCTTGGAGATTTCAGGGATGCAGAACGATATTTCGAAACTGCTCTCACCATTGCGAAAAAATTGAAATACACCAAACTTATCAATAAGATTTACAACCGGTCGTCATTTCTGAAATTGCGTATCCTCCAACCGGCAAAATTCCTGGCTTTTCTCGATAGTCAATACGATAATTATTTCAAGCATGGTACAATTGGAAACATCAACTCCTATCTGAAAAATTACTGTTTCTGGCTCGTTATCTCAGGTAACTATGATGGTTTACGTGCTGTATATGAGCAGATCAAAGCAGAAAAAATTGATACATCACTTGAAAAAGAGTTTATGCTCCAACTTGAGGGATGGCTAGCGAGAGCAGACAAAAAATATGCACAAGCTGTAACAAATTTTAAAAAAGCCGGCACGCTTGCAAAAAAGAATCAAAATGAATATGCATTGATGATGTCCTACCTGAATATTGCAGACACCTGTCTTATCGCATCGGACAATAAACAGGCGGAGATATATTGCGAACAGGCACATGCGCTTGCATCAAAAAACGAATTCCTCCGATGGGATAATTACACACGCATTCTTCAATGCAAAATATTATTACGAAAACCAGAATTGAACCTCAGAACTGTTATCCGCAGACTCCTCAAAGCTGAAGTGATCGCAAAAAAAATGAAGGACTGGAGTTTGCAGTGTGAATCCCTTGTTCTTATTACACTTATCTATAGGACACTTCATATGAAAGCCCTGGAATACAAGTACAGGAGAAGATACAATCGCAAACTTGATGTCATCTGTAAGGGTCTTGATGAAGCAGATGTAAACAGAATGAGGAATCAATTCCATTACAATGCATTGCAATCTCCCCAACAATTACGAAAAGTTGTTTCCCAGCGCACCAATATATCACCATCAAAACTGCAGCATTACTTCTTTGATCTTCTGCATCTTACAAGTGTAAACCAGATCAGATTCTACTTAAAAAAATATATTCTTGAAGTAATTGGAATCGATAAATTCGGCTTCTTTCTTCACAATGCCCAAACAGCCGAGGGGGATTTCTGGATAAGTAAAAATCTGAAAAGATCAGATATTTCAAGTGTCCACCAGCGCTATTTTGATAAACTGAGAACCGAGTTGCAATGCCAGTATTATACGGTAAAAGATCAGCATTTCTGCCTGGTTCCCCTTGCCTTAAAAAATGAATTGGAAGGGATTGCCATCCTTGCAGACAGAGGTGAATATCCTTTCACCAAATCTGAGAAATTGATCATTAAACTCTCTGGATTTTACCTCACCATTATCCTCAAAAAAATTGGCGAATATGAGGAAGTGATCGAACAGCGGGAACAGCTTTCTAACCTGATCTCCATCAGCAGAGATATTTTGCAGATCATGAACCAGGAAGAGTTAAAAAACCAGATCACACTCAATGCCATAAAACTGTCCGGCGCCGAGCGTGGATTCTTTATCAACCTGGATGAGAATAATAATTTCGTTTTTAATGTTGCGCTTCTCAGTACCGGTGAAAAAATCGATAAAGATAATCTTAAGATAAGCAAAACCGTGCTGAAAGACGTGTATGAGTCACAAGTTGCACTTACTACTTTCGATGCTGTGGATGAAAAACGATTCGCAGATTCAGACAGCATTAAACGGCACGAACTCCGATCTGTTTATTGTGCACCCCTCTATGTGAATAATAATATTTACGGATTCCTTTACCTCGACAATCTGACCAGTGCAAGCAAGGTACTACGATTCAATGAAAAGCTTCTCGAGATATTTATCCTCATGGCAGAAACTGCGATCAAAAATACTCTGGATTATGAAAAACTCAGCGATGCGAACAAGGAACTTTTGAAGATCGATCAGGAACGCGCACAATTTATCAATATATCATCCCACGAATTTAATACCCCGATCCAGACCTTGAAAAGTTACATTTCCATTCTGAAAGATCCAAACACTCCTGATAAAGTACGTCAGAACACAATATCAATTATGGAAAAAAATGTCGAACGTCTTCTCCATGCGATCAATAACATCCTCCAGATGAATGCACTGGAAACCCGTAGTATTCAGTTCGATAAAGAGTTGATCGAGCCGGATGATTTACTGAAGATTGTCTATGATGAGACACATATTCTTGCTGA